One genomic region from Nymphaea colorata isolate Beijing-Zhang1983 chromosome 10, ASM883128v2, whole genome shotgun sequence encodes:
- the LOC116263389 gene encoding AT-hook motif nuclear-localized protein 17-like, whose protein sequence is MMPQYKGHHPSAGQTSEEDDSRSSGATATTNAKRRKPTAAAVPTAATMASTTNTTNDGASIEVARKPRGRPPGSKNKPKPPIIITRDSDNAMRPHIIEVPSGCDIVEAVAQFVRRRQFGLCVMSGSGTVANVTLRQPASPGATVTFHGRFDILSLSATYLPSSSPASPTSSSIVANSGGFTISLAGAQGQVIGGPVVGSLLAAGTVIVVAASFATTSYHRLPAEDEVLEKRIQTTPPPGSGGGGGGAAVSESSAISAYTVSPTPMSCHLTPDVFWAPSARPPPPY, encoded by the coding sequence ATGATGCCCCAGTACAAAGGCCACCACCCCAGCGCAGGCCAGACCTCCGAGGAAGACGACAGTCGCAGCAGTGGCGCCACCGCTACCACCAACGCTAAGCGGCGGAAGCCTACCGCTGCCGCCGTTCCTACGGCGGCGACGATGGCCAGCACCACCAACACTACCAACGATGGAGCATCCATCGAAGTGGCTAGGAAGCCGAGGGGTCGGCCGCCGGGGTCAAAGAACAAGCCGAAACCGCCCATCATCATCACGCGTGACAGCGACAACGCCATGAGGCCACACATCATCGAGGTCCCGTCTGGCTGCGACATCGTTGAGGCGGTGGCGCAGTTCGTCCGGCGCCGACAGTTCGGTCTCTGCGTCATGAGCGGCTCCGGCACCGTCGCCAACGTCACCCTCCGGCAGCCCGCCAGCCCCGGCGCCACGGTCACGTTCCACGGCCGCTTCGATATCCTGTCCCTCTCGGCCACCTACCTCCCGTCTTCCTCCCCGGCCTCTCCAACCTCTTCCTCGATCGTCGCCAACTCAGGAGGCTTCACCATATCACTCGCCGGAGCTCAGGGGCAGGTCATCGGGGGACCCGTTGTTGGCTCGTTGCTCGCCGCCGGGACCGTCATCGTCGTCGCTGCGTCGTTCGCCACAACTTCTTATCACCGGCTTCCGGCGGAGGACGAGGTCTTGGAGAAACGGATCCAGACGACGCCGCCGCCTGGcagcggtggtggtggcggcggcgcCGCCGTCTCCGAGTCATCCGCTATTTCTGCGTACACGGTGTCCCCGACGCCCATGAGCTGCCATCTGACGCCGGACGTCTTCTGGGCACCTTCCGCCAGGCCACCACCACCATACTAA
- the LOC116262296 gene encoding ubiquitin carboxyl-terminal hydrolase 16 — MPGNGDLGLPGFLLVLVVVPFVSFLVRRKWRQAEARKQEIRRLLILASEESARAELTAALEYRASSSLAFSPPPPIATTFTVNAVPAVAFSSSFSSSPSLSTNTATTTSSSSVASSAAAANVCAVCFEPTSTRCSRCKAVRYCSGKCQIIHWRQGHKEECCPPKTITSSNIDPGVPQKNVASECPTLKDDNDRSESSRLSNSVEPSLQEVGSSATSVRQDKDAAPLADSSGEAADSAISLSRCNRDTDLSTYDSDSVSPIIHSSLRPKVPISSGIASLSPLKAPNGNEENGSDDSSSGSADLMSVAKVNDNVPSSGKFIRQSAEINGVSTQCTKSASCAVSENVIGSTAGVAPQASEAVRDPIESFQTSDGGKPIQPSSSNIRDSSGCSPSPLLYTSDNPVSVKLSRSSSTPKCRPSDHTLYKHSMKGMPGSGVALNNFITENTKPKDSLEDQGKLQPRSSQAVVDKISSKSSTWRSTAQVAPVGNLPSIDPGRSASRATPEKSTNASEPTISRTVRKVVQQFRGPKRSKQNSVESGNEIAGKPKVILSYDLFVKLYNEKVELYPFGLSNCGNSCYANAVLQCLAFTPPLTAYLLQGLHTKKCKRAEGCFTCEFERLILQSKEGKFPLSPIKILSQMHSIGSHLGYGKEEDAHEFLRYAIDAMQSENLAEVGGNVSASFIEEATLLQLTFGGYLLSYIKCLKCHGRSVRREKMMDLTVEIDGNIGTLEEALKQFTAPEILDGDNKYLCERCKAYVRARKRLKVFEAPNVLTIVLKRFQSGKFGKINKPVHFPEELDLTPYMSEQDIRLPSYKLYGVVVHLDVMNASFSGHYVCYVKAKHDKWYKIDDSKVKPVELDRVLSKGAYMLLYARSSPCLPNSIRHVMNRSRKNDAGLLNRSSSTPRSRSDNISATTGWLHDHVHKTDDALRSESFSSFDAGTFGRPPGTDSSSDNSSLFSCSDEASCSTESTRDSTSTDEYSYIFGEPGRYSWSSPANISEGSPVGCSHSMAGGSNGEDHEQDYLSMDFIFPNHRSSSERLNYDKIARAGKRESWAREEGPTFLYSDPTNLCSSSSSSYNYSSGEIGSEMLGTAHGDEGTHRIRARWSRERTANKFL, encoded by the exons ATGCCCGGAAACGGAGATTTGGGGCTGCCTGGCTTTCTTCTGGTCCTGGTCGTCGTCCCCTTCGTCTCCTTCCTTGTACGCCGAAAATGGAGGCAGGCCGAGGCCCGTAAGCAGGAGATTAGGCGTCTCCTGATCCTTGCGTCTGAAGAGTCTGCTCGGGCTGAGCTCACGGCCGCCCTTGAGTACCGGGCTTCATCTTCCTTGGCCTTCTCCCCACCCCCTCCCATCGCCACCACTTTCACCGTCAACGCCGTCCCTGCTGTcgccttctcctcctccttttcttcttccccctccTTGTCCACGAACACAGCCACGACCACCTCCTCATCCTCCGTCGCCTCCTCTGCTGCCGCTGCTAACGTGTGCGCCGTCTGCTTCGAGCCCACCTCCACCCGATGCTCCAGATGCAAGGCTGTCAGATACTG TTCTGGAAAGTGTCAAATCATTCATTGGCGGCAAGGCCACAAAGAGGAATGCTGTCCTCCCAAGACGATCACCTCAAGTAACATTGATCCAGGGGTTCCTCAAAAAAATGTGGCATCAGAATGTCCAACATTAAAGGATGACAACGACCGGTCAGAGAGTAGCAGGCTATCAAATAGTGTTGAGCCATCTCTGCAAGAGGTTGGTTCTTCTGCTACAAGTGTGAGGCAAGACAAGGATGCTGCGCCTCTTGCTGATTCTTCAGGGGAAGCTGCTGATTCTGCAATCAGCTTGTCTAGATGCAACAGGGACACTGACTTATCAACTTATGACTCTGATTCCGTGTCCCCTATCATCCATTCATCTTTGAGACCTAAAGTACCCATTTCTAGTGGTATTGCCTCGCTCTCACCTCTGAAAGCTCCCAatggaaatgaagaaaatgggTCAGATGATTCATCTTCTGGGTCGGCTGACCTTATGAGTGTGGCAAAAGTAAATGATAATGTTCCTTCTTCAGGAAAGTTCATCAGACAGTCAGCTGAGATTAATGGCGTATCCACTCAATGCACAAAGTCTGCCAGCTGTGCTGTTTCTGAAAATGTTATTGGCTCTACTGCTGGTGTTGCACCTCAAGCTTCAGAAGCTGTTCGTGATCCCATTGAATCTTTTCAAACTTCAGATGGCGGAAAGCCTATTCAGCCCAGTTCCAGTAATATCCGTGATAGTTCTGGATGTTCTCCTAGCCCTTTGCTCTATACATCTGATAATCCTGTTTCTGTTAAACTATCTCGATCTTCTTCTACTCCTAAGTGTCGCCCAAGTGATCATACTCTTTACAAGCACAGTATGAAAGGGATGCCTGGTAGTGGAGTTGCATTAAATAATTTCATCACAGAAAATACCAAGCCCAAGGATTCTTTGGAGGATCAGGGGAAATTGCAACCACGATCCAGCCAAGCTGTTGTTGATAAAATCTCATCGAAATCAAGCACCTGGAGGTCAACAGCACAAGTTGCTCCTGTTGGTAATTTACCATCTATTGATCCAGGACGTAGTGCTTCACGTGCTACACCTGAAAAGTCTACTAATGCCTCTGAACCAACAATCTCTAGAACAGTTCGCAAAGTTGTTCAGCAGTTTAGAGGACCAAAAcgttcaaaacaaaactcagtAGAATCTGGAAATGAAATTGCTGGGAAGCCAAAG GTGATCCTCTCATATGACTTGTTTGTTAAGCTATACAATGAAAAGGTGGAGCTGTATCCTTTTGGCCTTTCAAACTGCGGTAACAG CTGTTACGCGAATGCTGTGCTTCAGTGCTTGGCATTCACTCCACCACTTACCGCATATCTTCTTCAGGGACTACATACTAAGAAAT GCAAAAGAGCAGAAGGGTGCTTTACCTGTGAATTTGAGCGTCTTATTCTACAATCCAAGGAAGGAAAGTTTCCTCTGTCCCCAATCAAGATCCTATCACAAATGCACAGCATTGGAAGTCACCTTGGTTATGGTAAAGAGGAAGATGCACACGAATTCTTGAG GTATGCGATTGATGCAATGCAATCAGAAAACCTAGCAGAAGTGGGTGGGAATGTATCAGCTTCATTCATTGAAGAAGCAACTCTTCTGCAGCTAACATTTGGGGGCTATCTTCTTTCTTAT ATAAAATGCTTGAAGTGTCATGGTAGATCAGTAAGGCGAGAAAAGATGATGGATCTAACGGTGGAGATAGATGGAAATATTGGGACTCTTGAAGAAGCACTGAAGCAATTCACGGCTCCTGAGATCTTGGATGGTGACAATAAGTACCTGTGTGAAAG ATGCAAGGCCTATGTGAGAGCTCGGAAGAGGTTGAAAGTGTTTGAGGCTCCTAATGTCCTTACAATTGTTTTAAAGCGATTTCAG TCTGGGAAGTTCGGAAAAATCAATAAGCCTGTTCATTTTCCAGAGGAACTGGATTTGACACCTTATATGAGTGAACAGGACATCAGATTGCCTTCATACAAGCTCTATGGGGTGGTTGTTCATTTAGATGTGATGAATGCCTCTTTCTCTGGTCATTATGTGTGCTATGTCAAGGCCAAGCATGACAAGTGGTACAAGATTGATGACAGTAAG GTAAAACCGGTGGAGCTTGACAGGGTTTTGTCCAAGGGAGCATATATGCTCTTATATGCAag GTCGTCACCATGCCTGCCAAATTCGATAAGGCATGTCATGAATAGAAGCAGGAAGAATGATGCAGGCCTCTTGAACCGTAGCAGCAGTACGCCTAGGTCAAGATCAGACAACATTTCAGCAACAACTGGATGGTTACACGACCATGTTCATAAGACGGATGATGCTCTTAGATCTGAATCTTTCAGTTCATTTGATGCTGGAACATTTGGTCGACCTCCTGGAACAGATTCCTCCAGTGATAATTCTTCCCTGTTCAGCTGCTCAGATGAAGCTTCCTGCAGCACGGAGAGCACCAGGGACTCAACGAGCACTGATGAGTACTCTTACATATTTGGAGAGCCAGGACGCTACAGCTGGAGCAGTCCAGCGAACATCTCAGAAGGTAGCCCAGTTGGATGTTCGCACTCAATGGCTGGTGGCAGCAATGGCGAAGACCATGAACAGGATTACCTGTCTATGGATTTCATTTTTCCGAACCATAGATCTTCTTCCGAGAGACTAAATTATGATAAGATTGCAAGGGCAGGCAAGCGGGAGTCATGGGCAAGGGAAGAAGGCCCTACCTTTTTGTATTCTGATCCAACTAACCTgtgtagtagtagtagtagtagttaCAATTATAGTAGCGGCGAGATCGGCTCAGAAATGTTGGGCACGGCCCATGGTGACGAGGGTACACATCGTATACGTGCGAGGTGGTCCAGGGAAAGAACAGCAAACAAGTTCTTGTag